Proteins encoded by one window of Desulfobulbaceae bacterium:
- a CDS encoding glycosyltransferase family 4 protein, which translates to MHTIIHVITRLDMGGSAQNTLQTCLGTANRYRVMLVHGLSEESAMTENETASVLRQTEAATKRGVVFHPMAALIRKISPWQDLLAFFTLWWLFIREKPAIVHTHTSKAGIIGRLAAWLAQVPNIIHTPHGHVFYGHFSARTAKTYLIIEKIFYHITDYLVALTHGERNDYLRLGVGKAERLVLIHSGVELEEFHQAGRLNHPEEIKKNLGLSRTEKIVGTAGWLLPIKGPLVLLAAMGRVWQRYPEAELVYVGKGDLEQEIRDRAKSMGHQSQVKLLGWRSDVHTIMGLFDCFVLPSLNEGMGRVLVEAMAANCPVVASNTGGIPDLISHDANGLLVPPNDEKSLAEAILRVLDNPELTDRLRAEGQTVCQRYSLTAMLEKLHQLYAKVLNK; encoded by the coding sequence ATGCACACCATCATTCATGTCATCACCCGCCTCGACATGGGAGGCTCCGCTCAAAACACCCTGCAGACCTGCCTGGGCACCGCCAACCGGTACCGGGTGATGCTGGTCCACGGCCTGTCGGAAGAGTCGGCCATGACCGAAAATGAAACAGCCTCGGTTCTCCGACAGACCGAGGCAGCAACCAAGCGGGGGGTCGTCTTTCACCCCATGGCCGCTCTGATCAGAAAAATCTCTCCCTGGCAAGACCTCCTGGCTTTTTTCACCCTCTGGTGGCTCTTTATCCGGGAGAAGCCGGCAATCGTCCACACCCACACATCAAAAGCCGGCATCATTGGCCGACTCGCCGCCTGGCTGGCCCAGGTGCCGAATATCATCCACACCCCCCATGGCCATGTCTTTTACGGTCATTTCAGCGCGAGAACAGCCAAAACCTATCTCATTATCGAAAAAATATTCTATCATATCACAGACTACCTTGTTGCCCTGACCCACGGGGAACGCAATGACTATCTCAGATTGGGGGTGGGCAAAGCAGAACGGCTGGTACTGATTCACAGCGGGGTTGAACTTGAAGAATTTCACCAGGCGGGACGGTTAAACCATCCAGAAGAAATTAAAAAAAACCTTGGCCTGTCGAGGACAGAAAAAATCGTCGGCACAGCAGGCTGGCTCCTGCCAATCAAGGGCCCCCTGGTGCTGCTTGCAGCCATGGGCAGGGTATGGCAACGTTACCCTGAAGCGGAATTGGTCTATGTCGGCAAGGGAGATCTTGAACAGGAAATTCGTGATCGGGCCAAAAGCATGGGACACCAAAGCCAAGTCAAGCTGCTGGGCTGGCGATCCGACGTCCACACCATCATGGGACTATTCGACTGCTTTGTGCTTCCCTCTCTCAACGAAGGAATGGGGAGAGTCCTCGTCGAAGCGATGGCCGCCAACTGTCCGGTCGTGGCGTCAAATACCGGAGGCATCCCCGACCTGATCAGCCATGACGCCAATGGCCTGTTAGTCCCGCCAAACGATGAAAAATCCCTGGCAGAGGCCATCCTGAGAGTTCTTGACAATCCTGAACTGACAGACCGACTGAGGGCTGAGGGACAAACGGTGTGCCAGCGCTACAGCCTGACGGCGATGCTTGAAAAGCTCCACCAACTCTATGCCAAAGTGCTTAACAAGTGA